In Thalassococcus arenae, a single window of DNA contains:
- the manD gene encoding D-mannonate dehydratase ManD, which translates to MQITDARVFVGGPGKNYVTLKILTDAGVYGLGDATLNNRETLPAAYLRDYLIPNLIGMDPRNSEDIWQFFYRGAYFRRGPIAMAALGAIDMALWDIKAKLAGLPLYQLFGGKSREGAMVYAHATGADLDDLMDSIAWYVEQGYQAVRVQCGIPGMPSASYAVPEHKGARRHYITDYAGIRPKLEIWETDRYMRFMPDALAEIRARFGPRLHILHDVHHRLLPREAAEFAKAVEPVRLFWMEDPTPAEDQDALRLVRQHSTTPIAIGEVFNAIWDCNRLIEDELIDFIRVAATYAGGITPVKRIVDLAGLHHVRTGFHGAPSHSPICMAAHAHLNAWAPNFGIQEYLVLGTPECDALFPSEHRMENGMVLVSDAPGLGVDFDETEAARYSYEPGSHPVVRLPDGTMWNY; encoded by the coding sequence ATGCAGATCACAGACGCACGCGTCTTTGTGGGCGGACCCGGCAAGAACTATGTCACGCTCAAGATCCTGACGGATGCGGGCGTCTACGGACTGGGCGACGCGACGCTGAACAATCGCGAAACGCTGCCCGCCGCCTACCTGCGCGACTACCTGATCCCAAACCTGATCGGGATGGATCCCCGCAATTCCGAGGACATCTGGCAGTTCTTCTATCGCGGCGCCTATTTCCGGCGTGGCCCGATCGCCATGGCGGCGCTGGGTGCCATCGACATGGCCCTGTGGGACATCAAGGCCAAGCTGGCGGGACTGCCGTTGTACCAGCTTTTCGGCGGCAAGAGCCGCGAGGGCGCCATGGTCTACGCCCACGCCACCGGAGCGGATCTGGACGATCTGATGGACAGCATCGCCTGGTATGTCGAACAGGGCTACCAGGCCGTTCGCGTCCAGTGCGGAATCCCCGGCATGCCATCCGCAAGCTATGCCGTGCCGGAACACAAGGGCGCCCGGCGGCATTACATCACCGACTACGCCGGTATCCGGCCCAAGCTCGAAATCTGGGAAACCGACCGCTACATGCGTTTCATGCCCGACGCGCTGGCCGAGATCCGGGCACGGTTCGGCCCTCGGTTGCATATCCTGCACGACGTGCATCACCGCTTGCTGCCGCGTGAGGCGGCGGAATTCGCCAAGGCGGTCGAACCGGTGCGGCTGTTTTGGATGGAAGACCCGACCCCGGCCGAAGATCAGGACGCGCTGAGGCTTGTCCGGCAGCATTCGACGACACCCATCGCCATCGGCGAGGTGTTCAACGCGATCTGGGACTGCAACAGGTTGATCGAAGACGAGCTGATCGATTTCATCCGGGTCGCCGCGACCTATGCCGGCGGGATCACTCCGGTGAAACGGATCGTCGACCTGGCGGGCCTGCACCATGTGCGCACCGGTTTCCACGGCGCGCCCAGCCATTCGCCGATCTGCATGGCAGCGCATGCACATCTGAACGCCTGGGCGCCGAATTTCGGTATCCAGGAATACCTCGTGCTGGGCACGCCGGAATGCGACGCGCTGTTTCCTTCGGAACACCGGATGGAAAACGGCATGGTCCTGGTCAGCGACGCCCCCGGCCTGGGGGTTGATTTCGACGAAACCGAAGCCGCCCGC
- a CDS encoding MATE family efflux transporter → MSFQSNAPDLEADGGPTARAVFTLAWPMTLKAVFLFGTVVIDGYLVSALGEAALAAMGLAATTAGFVLGVVFAFSNAMQIRTAQVFGTRNPVLMKSALASGLVVSLALGAVGLALLAVFGRGFLNAMAPSADVAELAWSYLTIFSLVILGEAVSQCLSSYFNGCGRTRLPLYGYCLSVPINVVASVVLIHGLWGLPAFGVAGAAMGSAIAIGIQALFLVSQLRRLDGHLRGVAGWHKAGFLQALKWHVVFSLPIAATFISANFANHVCALIFARLSLNEFAAMTLIMPWIMVAGTFGMQWAQATGIIVAQLLGQGRPEPVLDRFLASAWRGAFVAAAAVASVYAVVCLSAAAIYTDLDAETVTILAGFLPVLLVLPFPKGSNAICGNTLRASGDTVHVMHIFLWSQWLFRVPVTALAVIYLDWAAVWVLSIMLWEELVKFPAFHRRLLRGDWKRSEVAG, encoded by the coding sequence ATGTCCTTTCAATCAAACGCCCCCGATCTCGAAGCTGATGGCGGTCCTACGGCCAGAGCCGTTTTCACGCTGGCTTGGCCGATGACGCTCAAGGCGGTCTTTCTCTTTGGGACCGTCGTCATCGACGGCTATCTTGTATCGGCCTTGGGCGAAGCCGCTCTGGCGGCAATGGGCCTGGCTGCGACGACGGCGGGATTCGTCCTGGGCGTGGTGTTTGCATTTTCCAATGCGATGCAGATCCGCACGGCACAGGTGTTCGGCACGCGGAACCCCGTCCTGATGAAATCCGCCCTGGCGTCGGGCCTGGTTGTCAGCTTGGCCCTCGGGGCCGTGGGGCTTGCGTTGCTGGCGGTGTTCGGGCGCGGGTTTCTGAATGCAATGGCGCCGAGCGCGGATGTCGCGGAATTGGCGTGGTCCTACCTGACTATCTTTTCGCTGGTCATCCTGGGTGAAGCGGTATCGCAATGTCTGTCGAGCTATTTCAATGGCTGCGGTCGCACGCGCTTGCCGCTGTACGGATATTGCCTTTCGGTGCCGATAAACGTCGTTGCGAGTGTCGTGTTGATCCACGGTCTGTGGGGATTGCCGGCTTTCGGTGTGGCCGGCGCGGCGATGGGCAGCGCCATCGCAATCGGTATCCAGGCGCTGTTCCTCGTGTCGCAGCTGCGCCGGCTGGATGGACATCTGCGCGGGGTTGCCGGTTGGCACAAGGCCGGTTTCTTGCAGGCCTTGAAATGGCACGTGGTTTTTTCGCTGCCCATCGCGGCGACCTTCATCAGTGCCAACTTCGCCAATCACGTCTGTGCGCTGATCTTCGCGCGGCTCAGCCTCAACGAATTCGCCGCGATGACGCTGATCATGCCCTGGATCATGGTCGCGGGCACCTTTGGCATGCAGTGGGCACAGGCGACGGGGATCATCGTCGCGCAATTGCTGGGGCAGGGGCGCCCCGAGCCGGTGCTTGACCGGTTTCTGGCCAGCGCCTGGCGCGGCGCCTTTGTCGCGGCAGCGGCGGTCGCCAGTGTCTACGCGGTGGTTTGCCTGTCTGCGGCCGCGATCTACACCGACCTCGACGCCGAAACCGTGACGATCCTTGCCGGCTTTCTTCCCGTTCTTCTGGTATTGCCGTTCCCCAAGGGCTCGAACGCGATCTGCGGCAACACGCTGCGCGCCAGCGGCGACACCGTGCATGTCATGCACATCTTCCTTTGGTCGCAATGGCTGTTCCGCGTGCCTGTCACGGCACTGGCGGTGATCTATCTCGACTGGGCCGCCGTCTGGGTGCTGTCGATCATGCTGTGGGAGGAGCTCGTGAAGTTTCCGGCTTTCCACCGTCGGCTGCTGCGCGGTGACTGGAAGCGCTCGGAGGTGGCAGGATGA
- a CDS encoding GntR family transcriptional regulator: protein MAHVTQISERRTSVDDIYDYLYEEIASLRLRPGDRISEADIATRFGVSRQPVRDAFSRLANLDLLLIRPQRATEVRRFSAREIEKARFVRAAVEMEALRCAAKRCDTEGAERLDAALSRQERAVAAGDVERFGQLDYDFHKALCEIARVDFAFDVIMLEKSKVDRLCRLSLSKKERMPELVEDHRAIAQAVKAHDPDAAVRAGKLHLSRLDETIEQIARINANYFEPADA, encoded by the coding sequence ATGGCGCATGTGACCCAGATCAGTGAACGGCGGACCAGCGTCGACGATATCTACGATTACCTCTACGAGGAGATCGCGTCGTTGCGGTTGCGGCCGGGCGACCGGATATCCGAGGCCGATATCGCCACCCGTTTCGGCGTGTCGCGCCAACCGGTGCGCGATGCATTCAGCAGGCTTGCCAATCTCGATCTGCTGTTGATCCGTCCGCAGCGCGCCACCGAGGTTCGCCGTTTTTCGGCGCGCGAGATCGAAAAGGCCCGGTTTGTCCGCGCCGCGGTCGAAATGGAAGCCCTGCGCTGCGCCGCGAAACGGTGCGACACCGAAGGCGCAGAACGGCTGGATGCGGCACTCTCCCGGCAGGAGCGGGCCGTGGCCGCCGGGGATGTGGAACGCTTCGGGCAGTTGGACTACGACTTTCACAAGGCCCTGTGCGAGATCGCCCGCGTGGATTTCGCCTTTGATGTCATAATGCTGGAGAAATCCAAGGTTGACCGGCTGTGCCGTCTGAGCCTGTCCAAGAAGGAACGGATGCCCGAACTGGTCGAAGACCACCGGGCGATCGCCCAAGCCGTCAAGGCGCACGATCCGGATGCCGCGGTGCGGGCCGGCAAGCTGCACCTGTCGCGTCTGGACGAAACCATCGAACAGATCGCGCGCATCAATGCGAATTACTTCGAGCCAGCGGATGCCTGA
- a CDS encoding ABC transporter ATP-binding protein codes for MAGVSLDGIVKAYGAVQVVHGIDLEVREKEFVVLVGPSGCGKSTTLRMIAGLEEITDGTLSIDGRVMNRVAPKDRDVAMVFQNYALYPHLNVAENIAFGLRIRKAPKAEIARQIKEVGGILGLTEYLDRRPADLSGGQRQRVAMGRAIVRQPKVFLFDEPLSNLDAKLRTQMRAEIKRLHKRLGATSIYVTHDQVEAMTLADRIVVMHDGRIEQIGTPMELFLNPANTFVASFLGAPPMNMVKATVGNGTDRPVAEFDGQTLALPELPALRNSQGREIVVGIRPEFATIADTASPGHVAVEVDLVETLGSEALIHATLGDKPFVIRTETVGNMQALDHVTGFTVPPHLIRIFDADSGTALPGQVHES; via the coding sequence ATGGCTGGCGTAAGTCTCGATGGCATCGTAAAGGCCTACGGCGCGGTTCAGGTGGTCCACGGAATCGACCTGGAAGTCCGCGAAAAGGAATTCGTCGTTCTTGTCGGCCCGTCGGGCTGCGGAAAATCAACGACCCTGCGGATGATCGCGGGCCTTGAGGAAATCACCGACGGCACGCTGTCGATCGACGGTCGGGTCATGAACCGCGTGGCGCCCAAGGACCGCGACGTCGCGATGGTTTTTCAGAACTACGCGCTGTACCCGCATCTCAATGTCGCCGAAAACATCGCCTTCGGCCTGCGCATCCGAAAGGCGCCCAAGGCGGAAATCGCGCGCCAGATCAAGGAAGTCGGCGGCATTCTGGGTCTGACCGAATACCTTGACCGGCGTCCCGCCGACCTGTCCGGGGGCCAACGCCAGCGGGTCGCCATGGGGCGCGCGATCGTGCGCCAGCCCAAGGTCTTCCTGTTCGACGAACCGCTTTCGAACCTCGACGCCAAGCTGCGCACCCAGATGCGCGCAGAAATCAAGCGGCTGCACAAGCGGCTGGGCGCCACATCGATCTACGTCACGCACGACCAGGTCGAGGCGATGACGCTGGCCGACCGCATCGTCGTCATGCATGACGGGCGGATCGAGCAGATCGGCACGCCGATGGAGCTTTTCCTCAACCCCGCAAACACCTTCGTCGCCTCCTTTCTGGGTGCGCCGCCGATGAACATGGTCAAGGCCACGGTCGGCAATGGCACGGACCGGCCCGTGGCGGAATTCGACGGGCAGACCTTGGCGCTGCCCGAACTGCCCGCGCTGCGAAACAGCCAGGGCCGCGAGATCGTCGTCGGGATCCGGCCGGAATTCGCGACCATAGCCGACACCGCGTCACCCGGTCATGTCGCGGTCGAAGTCGATCTCGTCGAGACGCTGGGCTCCGAGGCGCTGATCCATGCAACCCTGGGCGACAAACCCTTTGTCATCCGCACCGAAACGGTCGGCAACATGCAGGCGCTGGACCATGTGACGGGCTTCACCGTTCCGCCGCACCTGATCCGCATTTTCGATGCCGACAGCGGAACCGCCCTGCCGGGTCAGGTGCACGAGTCATGA
- a CDS encoding ABC transporter permease, producing MSTETDPTTGRTEKLVVRASESQRFRRSGRMERIGDHLKREWQLYVMLLPTILWLLVFLYKPMYGLQIAFKDYSIFRGIAGSPWIGLEHFETLFSSEQFLRALKNTIIISFYGLLFGFPVPILLALMFNEVLNQRFKKTAQTIVYLPHFISSVIIAGIVITAFSPSAGIVNTILGWFGMDSIYFLTKPEWFRPIFIGTGIWQEAGFQSIVYLAAIAGVSPTLYESAVVDGASRWQMMWKITIPSIMPTIIIMLIIRIGNILEVSFEMIILLYQPATYQTADVVNTFIYRQGIQGGQYDFAAAAGLFNAVVAFILVMTANTISKRYSRTSLW from the coding sequence ATGAGCACCGAGACCGATCCGACGACGGGACGCACCGAAAAACTGGTGGTACGAGCCAGTGAATCCCAGCGTTTTCGCAGATCCGGCCGGATGGAGCGCATCGGAGATCACCTGAAACGGGAATGGCAGCTTTACGTGATGCTGCTGCCGACAATCCTGTGGCTGCTGGTCTTCCTGTACAAGCCGATGTACGGCCTTCAGATCGCGTTCAAGGATTACTCGATCTTCCGCGGCATCGCAGGCAGCCCGTGGATCGGGCTGGAGCATTTCGAGACGCTTTTTTCCAGCGAACAATTTCTCCGGGCGCTCAAGAATACCATCATCATCAGCTTCTACGGGCTGCTTTTCGGGTTCCCGGTGCCGATCCTGCTGGCTTTGATGTTCAACGAGGTGTTGAACCAGAGATTCAAGAAGACCGCGCAGACCATCGTGTACCTGCCGCACTTCATTTCGTCTGTCATCATCGCGGGCATCGTCATCACGGCGTTCTCGCCATCGGCGGGCATCGTGAACACGATCCTCGGCTGGTTCGGGATGGACTCGATCTACTTCCTGACCAAGCCCGAATGGTTCCGCCCGATCTTCATCGGGACCGGCATCTGGCAAGAGGCGGGGTTCCAGTCGATCGTCTACCTTGCGGCCATCGCGGGCGTATCACCCACGCTGTACGAAAGCGCGGTCGTGGACGGGGCCAGCCGCTGGCAGATGATGTGGAAGATCACCATTCCGTCGATCATGCCGACCATCATCATCATGCTGATCATCCGCATCGGCAACATCCTCGAAGTGTCGTTCGAGATGATCATCCTGCTGTACCAGCCGGCGACGTACCAGACCGCCGACGTGGTGAACACCTTCATCTATCGGCAGGGCATCCAGGGCGGCCAGTACGACTTTGCCGCCGCCGCCGGCCTGTTCAATGCGGTCGTGGCCTTCATCCTCGTGATGACCGCGAACACGATCTCCAAGCGCTACTCACGCACGTCGCTCTGGTGA
- a CDS encoding carbohydrate ABC transporter permease produces the protein MANMNLYSRGDKLFVIVNMVLIALFTISTLYPFIYIASLSMSTGFEARAGNVVLTPVDFTVEAYKRVLSEPLFWSSYKNTFIYTIGGTLMSLAFIIPGAYALSRPQLYGRRFWNLMVAFTMWFNAGLIPFFLNMRDLGLLDSYFGIIIGFAVNGFNIILLRNFFEAIPQSFEEAARMDGANEFQVLWKVYVPLSKPAIATVALFCIVSRWNGFFWAMVLLQDEEKIPLQVYLRKVITELTDDESFAATLINAPYSVETVSAAIIVCSIIPILLIYPFLQKYFSKGILLGGVKE, from the coding sequence ATGGCCAACATGAACCTCTACTCGCGCGGCGACAAGCTCTTCGTTATCGTCAACATGGTGCTGATCGCGCTGTTCACGATCTCGACGCTCTACCCGTTCATCTACATCGCGTCGCTGTCGATGAGCACCGGCTTCGAGGCGCGCGCCGGCAACGTGGTCCTGACGCCGGTGGACTTCACTGTAGAAGCCTACAAGCGCGTGCTGAGCGAGCCTCTGTTCTGGAGTTCGTACAAGAACACCTTCATCTACACGATCGGCGGCACGCTGATGAGCCTGGCGTTCATCATCCCCGGTGCCTACGCCCTGTCGCGCCCGCAACTGTACGGACGTCGGTTCTGGAACCTGATGGTGGCGTTCACGATGTGGTTCAACGCGGGCCTCATCCCGTTCTTCCTGAACATGCGGGACCTCGGCCTGCTGGACAGCTATTTCGGCATCATCATCGGCTTTGCCGTCAATGGCTTCAACATCATCCTTCTGCGCAACTTCTTCGAAGCGATCCCGCAATCCTTCGAAGAAGCCGCCCGGATGGATGGCGCGAACGAATTTCAGGTGCTCTGGAAGGTCTACGTGCCGCTCAGCAAGCCGGCCATCGCGACGGTCGCCCTGTTCTGCATCGTATCGCGCTGGAACGGGTTCTTCTGGGCGATGGTCCTGCTGCAGGACGAGGAAAAGATCCCGCTGCAGGTCTACCTTCGCAAGGTCATCACCGAACTGACCGACGACGAGAGTTTTGCCGCGACCCTCATCAACGCGCCCTACTCGGTCGAAACCGTCAGCGCGGCGATCATCGTCTGCTCGATCATCCCGATCCTGCTGATCTACCCCTTCCTTCAGAAATACTTCAGCAAGGGCATCCTGCTGGGTGGGGTGAAGGAATAA
- a CDS encoding extracellular solute-binding protein, which produces MRKLSLTLAILGTTAITAPAQADGHLRIVDEPLELTIHMHWPRAQGYGVNGDSSQIYPVEEKARELTGIHLIDDTSGKNTKDNNEAMNLLLAKGDLPDIVGGNRIQQPVNQYGPEGAFIPLNDLIDEHAPNIKAWFDARPGLLDAISAYDGNVYYIPYLPDGKYGRAWFIRQDWLDKLGLEQPQNVDELYEVFKAFRDQDPNGNGQKDEVPYFARDWEEVLRLMTLWDARTSGSDTYHDFYVKDGKIAHPYAEEAYRDALANVAQWYAEGLIDAEVFTRGSSARDYLLGENLGGATHDWFASTSGYNTALADKIEGFNFIPFLPPASANGVRMEEHRRIPIKPDGWAISYANEHPVETIKYFDFWFTPEGSLLANFGIEGVHYDMVDGEPIYKPEILESGRAVNSQMYEIGAQIYRGYPQDYRYEWQWTRESAREGIELYDQHDLLVDQFLGVAFNRDEQAVYDRYWPSIQTYMLERQQAWVLGTGDVKQDWDDYITAINKMGMQEVLDVMNTAYKRQYGG; this is translated from the coding sequence ATGCGAAAACTCTCTCTTACACTGGCCATTCTGGGCACAACCGCCATCACGGCGCCCGCCCAGGCCGACGGGCATCTGCGCATCGTCGACGAGCCTCTGGAACTGACGATCCACATGCACTGGCCGCGCGCCCAGGGCTATGGCGTCAACGGCGACAGCAGCCAGATTTACCCCGTCGAAGAAAAGGCGCGTGAACTGACCGGCATTCATCTGATCGACGACACGTCCGGCAAGAACACCAAGGACAACAACGAAGCGATGAACCTGCTTCTGGCCAAAGGTGATCTGCCCGACATCGTCGGCGGCAACCGCATCCAGCAGCCGGTCAACCAGTACGGCCCCGAGGGCGCCTTCATCCCGCTGAACGATCTGATCGACGAACATGCGCCCAACATCAAGGCGTGGTTCGACGCACGCCCCGGCCTGCTGGACGCGATCTCTGCCTATGACGGCAACGTCTACTACATTCCCTACCTGCCGGACGGCAAATACGGCCGGGCGTGGTTCATCCGCCAGGACTGGCTCGACAAGCTGGGGCTCGAACAGCCGCAGAATGTCGACGAGCTCTACGAGGTGTTCAAGGCGTTCCGCGACCAGGACCCGAACGGCAACGGCCAGAAGGACGAGGTTCCCTACTTCGCCCGCGACTGGGAAGAGGTGCTGCGCCTGATGACCCTGTGGGATGCCCGGACCTCCGGCTCGGACACCTACCACGACTTCTACGTCAAGGACGGCAAGATCGCCCATCCCTATGCCGAAGAAGCCTATCGCGACGCGCTGGCCAACGTGGCCCAGTGGTATGCCGAGGGCCTGATCGACGCCGAAGTCTTCACCCGCGGCTCGTCCGCCCGGGACTACCTGCTGGGCGAGAACCTGGGCGGCGCGACGCATGACTGGTTCGCTTCGACCTCGGGCTACAATACCGCCCTGGCCGACAAGATCGAAGGCTTCAACTTCATCCCGTTCCTGCCACCGGCCTCGGCCAACGGCGTGCGGATGGAAGAGCACCGCCGCATCCCGATCAAGCCGGACGGTTGGGCGATCAGCTATGCCAACGAGCACCCGGTCGAGACGATCAAGTATTTCGACTTCTGGTTCACGCCCGAAGGCAGCCTGCTGGCAAACTTCGGGATCGAAGGCGTGCACTACGACATGGTCGACGGTGAGCCGATCTACAAGCCGGAAATCCTTGAAAGCGGCCGTGCGGTCAACAGCCAGATGTACGAGATCGGCGCGCAGATCTACCGCGGATATCCGCAGGACTACCGCTACGAATGGCAGTGGACCCGTGAATCCGCGCGCGAAGGGATCGAGCTGTACGACCAGCACGATCTTCTGGTCGATCAGTTCCTCGGCGTCGCCTTCAACAGGGACGAACAGGCGGTCTATGACCGGTACTGGCCGTCGATCCAGACCTACATGCTGGAGCGGCAGCAAGCCTGGGTTCTGGGTACCGGCGACGTCAAGCAAGACTGGGACGACTACATTACCGCCATCAACAAGATGGGCATGCAGGAAGTCCTCGACGTCATGAACACTGCCTACAAACGGCAATACGGCGGCTGA
- a CDS encoding DUF4962 domain-containing protein — protein sequence MLAKTLPALDEPKAGRLTIQYAPDAGREIVENPPRFTWLPVIEDEAHYVLRISTDPAFPVKSTQFHSAIPLNFFTPDMPLAPGDHHWSYAVCDPETGKPVTTWSTTRSFTIASGLPETPLPARATRLKDATRAHPRLWLTPDRLDAFRAAVKTDPGHCTWSTFYEKSVLPWMDREIMAEPAGYPDNKRVASIWRKTYIDCQELLYAIRHLAVGGAVTGDDKMRARAKEWLLSAARWNPAGTTSRAYTDEWAFRVNLALAWGYDWLHDLLDDSERALVRDALLARTRETADHVIRNARIQLFPFDSHAVRAVSAVIVPAAIALLDEADEAEDWLHYAIEFLSTVYSPWGDSDGGWAEGPHYWMTGMAYLIDAANLLKGYVGFDLYRRPFFQKTGDFPLYTKAPDTRRATFGDDSTMGDLPAVKIGFNLRQFAGVTGNGAYQWYYDEITRTNPGTEMEFYNWGWWDFHFDEMTYRSDFPQVEAAPPDSGLRWFKGIGWVAIQHDMDKPDKHIQFVMKSSPYGSISHSHGDQNAFCLAGFGEDLAIQSGWYVAFNSTMHQNWRRQTRSKNAILIDGKGQYSGKDKVQAMGATGRIATAEDRGDHIYVRGDATAAYRSLTPEVTSVLRDVYFVNREYFVIVDAVDADSPVSIDWLLHANAPMTLGNSTFRYSGEKAGFYGQFLWSEAGTPELSQFTGFSDVDPAEIAGLAESTCLTARFPKATRHRIATLLVPYPLSAPRRVFSFLDDQGYDCDLYFTDADDRSFKVVVPKTFDVGAKAGGQTDRKDKT from the coding sequence ATGCTCGCCAAGACCCTTCCCGCTCTCGATGAACCCAAGGCGGGCCGGCTGACGATCCAGTACGCCCCCGACGCGGGTCGCGAGATCGTCGAGAACCCGCCACGGTTCACCTGGCTGCCGGTGATCGAGGACGAAGCGCATTACGTCCTGCGTATCTCGACCGATCCGGCATTCCCGGTCAAATCCACCCAGTTCCACTCCGCCATCCCGCTGAATTTCTTCACCCCGGACATGCCGCTTGCGCCGGGCGACCATCACTGGTCCTACGCGGTCTGCGATCCCGAGACCGGAAAACCGGTCACGACCTGGAGCACGACCCGTTCGTTCACCATCGCCTCGGGCCTGCCCGAAACGCCGCTGCCCGCACGCGCCACCCGCCTGAAGGACGCGACCCGCGCCCATCCCCGACTGTGGCTGACGCCCGACCGGCTGGACGCGTTCCGCGCGGCGGTCAAAACCGATCCCGGCCATTGCACGTGGTCGACCTTCTACGAAAAATCCGTCCTGCCCTGGATGGACCGCGAGATCATGGCCGAGCCCGCGGGCTATCCGGACAACAAGCGCGTCGCGTCGATCTGGCGGAAAACCTATATCGATTGCCAGGAACTGCTCTACGCGATCCGTCACCTCGCCGTCGGCGGCGCGGTGACCGGCGACGACAAGATGCGCGCCCGTGCCAAGGAATGGCTGCTGTCCGCCGCGCGCTGGAACCCGGCAGGCACCACGTCGCGCGCCTATACCGACGAATGGGCGTTCCGGGTGAACCTGGCTCTGGCCTGGGGCTACGACTGGCTGCATGACCTGCTGGACGACAGCGAACGCGCATTGGTGCGCGATGCATTGCTGGCGCGCACCCGCGAGACCGCCGATCACGTCATCCGAAATGCCAGGATTCAACTGTTCCCTTTCGACAGCCACGCCGTGCGCGCGGTCTCGGCGGTCATCGTGCCAGCAGCCATCGCATTGCTGGACGAGGCGGACGAGGCCGAGGACTGGCTGCACTATGCCATCGAGTTCCTCTCCACGGTCTATTCGCCCTGGGGTGACAGCGATGGCGGCTGGGCCGAGGGGCCGCATTACTGGATGACCGGCATGGCGTATCTGATCGACGCCGCCAACCTGCTGAAAGGCTATGTCGGCTTCGATCTCTACCGGCGGCCATTCTTCCAGAAGACCGGGGATTTCCCCCTTTACACCAAGGCACCCGACACCCGCCGCGCCACCTTTGGCGATGACAGCACCATGGGCGACCTGCCCGCGGTCAAGATCGGCTTCAACCTGCGCCAGTTCGCAGGGGTCACGGGCAACGGCGCCTACCAGTGGTATTACGACGAGATCACCCGCACCAATCCCGGCACCGAGATGGAGTTCTACAACTGGGGCTGGTGGGATTTCCATTTCGACGAGATGACTTACCGCTCCGATTTCCCGCAGGTCGAGGCCGCGCCGCCGGATAGCGGCCTGCGCTGGTTCAAGGGAATCGGCTGGGTCGCGATCCAGCACGACATGGACAAGCCCGACAAGCACATCCAGTTCGTGATGAAATCCTCGCCTTACGGGTCGATCAGCCACAGCCATGGCGACCAGAACGCGTTCTGTCTCGCGGGGTTCGGCGAAGATCTCGCCATCCAGTCGGGCTGGTACGTGGCGTTCAATTCGACCATGCATCAGAACTGGCGGCGCCAGACGCGATCCAAGAACGCCATCCTGATCGATGGCAAGGGGCAGTATTCGGGCAAGGACAAGGTCCAGGCGATGGGCGCGACCGGCCGCATCGCCACAGCCGAAGACAGGGGCGACCACATCTATGTTCGCGGCGATGCGACAGCGGCATACCGCAGCCTCACGCCCGAGGTCACCAGCGTGCTGCGCGACGTCTATTTCGTGAACCGCGAATACTTCGTGATCGTAGACGCGGTTGATGCCGACAGCCCGGTTTCGATCGACTGGCTGTTGCACGCCAACGCACCGATGACACTGGGCAACAGCACGTTCCGGTATTCGGGCGAAAAGGCCGGCTTTTACGGGCAGTTCCTGTGGTCCGAAGCAGGAACCCCCGAGCTGTCGCAGTTCACCGGCTTTTCCGATGTCGATCCCGCCGAGATCGCGGGTCTGGCCGAAAGCACCTGCCTGACCGCGCGCTTTCCCAAGGCCACGCGCCACCGGATCGCGACCCTGCTGGTGCCCTATCCGCTGTCCGCTCCGCGCCGCGTCTTCAGCTTTCTCGACGACCAGGGCTACGACTGCGACCTCTATTTCACCGATGCCGACGACCGCAGCTTCAAGGTCGTTGTTCCCAAGACATTCGATGTCGGCGCCAAGGCCGGCGGACAAACCGACAGGAAGGACAAGACATGA